In the Prosthecomicrobium sp. N25 genome, one interval contains:
- a CDS encoding alpha/beta fold hydrolase, with amino-acid sequence MMLKHGLYPPLLPFRSFRLAVDPPHELHVEEGGDPAGIPVLALHGGPGSAFRSHTPQSFHPGRFRVVRFDQRGCGRSTPLGCLDANTTEHLVADIERVREALGIERWLVTGASWGCLLALVYGLAHPDRCLGFRLQGVQFADRAGIRAWFHDAGRFFPEAYEAFAGHVPEEERGDLVAAYHRRLVDPDPAMHEPAARALRLWLATVQVVSASPAYVFSLSDPVAARVIGTLITHYCLNGYFVPEGAVLAGIGRLRHLPCEIVQGRIDMVTAPEAAWRLKAAWPGARLTVVDVANHVATPEAPDLSTAITEATDRLADRLEGRGPALADYLALASHQAPTLSDDGTLLAWIADETGSGQIWTMARPGGRPSPRLILPDPVTSVAFRPKSRDILFTTDGGGDERTQLWLLRDGQAAPEPLTQDPRVLHAGATFDPPGQRLVYAANARTAADMDIHLKSLETGETRVILAGQGWRTPMKVSPDGTLILVQDNGRGLHDADLLTVEVATGEIRPLLSRREAHVAAARFVEGGAALLLVTDAGRAFHGLARLPLAGGALEWLATPEGDVEAAVTLGDDGHAAVAVNRDGVSRILIFDLGTGESRPVEGLPAGRVTSLLAADGGRRLVVALARFDRPSAILEVDLDAGAVATLAAGAHPLAAEDTVVPMPVAIPSFDGATVPAFLFEPAEPRPGRPALVFVHGGPESQFAAHWRPDLQYLVRRGWTVLAPNVRGSTGYGRAWQAGDDLDRRMDSVRDLEAVRAWLAAQPGLDAARICVAGQSYGGFMALSALAECPDHWCAGADFYGIADFPAFMATTGPWRRRLRAVEYGDPDTPEGAALLASLSPLAKLDRIRAPLFLAHGLEDPRVSPAQSEAVASVLRGRGHPVTLVRVADEGHGFRRAASRRLVFDTFVRFLEAAAGVHEPGRRAAAASQLT; translated from the coding sequence ATGATGCTGAAGCACGGGCTGTATCCGCCGCTATTGCCGTTCCGCTCGTTCCGCCTCGCGGTCGACCCGCCGCACGAGCTGCATGTGGAGGAGGGCGGCGACCCGGCGGGGATCCCCGTCCTGGCCCTGCACGGCGGGCCGGGCTCCGCCTTCCGGTCGCACACGCCGCAGAGCTTCCACCCCGGGCGCTTCCGGGTGGTCCGCTTCGACCAGCGCGGCTGCGGCCGCTCCACCCCGCTCGGGTGCCTGGACGCGAACACGACGGAGCACCTGGTCGCCGACATCGAGCGGGTGCGGGAGGCGCTCGGGATCGAGCGATGGCTGGTGACGGGGGCGTCCTGGGGCTGCCTGCTGGCGCTCGTCTACGGCCTCGCGCACCCGGACCGCTGCCTGGGGTTCCGCCTGCAGGGCGTCCAGTTCGCCGACCGCGCGGGCATCCGCGCCTGGTTCCACGACGCCGGGCGCTTCTTCCCGGAGGCCTACGAGGCCTTCGCGGGGCACGTGCCGGAGGAAGAGCGCGGCGACCTGGTGGCGGCCTACCATCGCCGGCTGGTCGATCCCGACCCGGCCATGCACGAGCCGGCCGCGCGCGCGCTCCGCCTCTGGCTGGCGACCGTGCAGGTGGTCTCGGCGAGCCCCGCCTACGTCTTCTCACTGTCGGACCCGGTGGCGGCGCGGGTGATCGGGACACTGATCACGCACTATTGCCTCAACGGCTATTTCGTGCCCGAAGGCGCGGTGCTCGCCGGGATCGGCCGGCTCCGGCACCTGCCCTGCGAGATCGTCCAGGGGCGCATCGACATGGTCACGGCGCCGGAGGCGGCGTGGCGGCTGAAGGCGGCCTGGCCGGGGGCGCGGCTCACCGTCGTGGACGTCGCCAACCACGTGGCGACGCCCGAGGCGCCGGACCTCTCGACGGCCATCACGGAGGCGACGGACCGGCTCGCCGACCGGCTGGAGGGCCGCGGCCCGGCGCTCGCCGACTACCTGGCGCTCGCGTCCCATCAGGCCCCCACCCTCTCGGACGACGGTACGCTGCTCGCCTGGATCGCCGACGAGACCGGCTCCGGGCAGATCTGGACGATGGCGCGCCCCGGCGGCCGTCCCTCCCCCCGGCTGATCCTTCCCGATCCGGTGACCAGCGTCGCGTTTCGGCCGAAGAGCCGGGACATCCTGTTCACGACCGATGGCGGCGGCGACGAGCGGACCCAGCTTTGGCTGCTCCGGGACGGGCAGGCCGCGCCGGAGCCGCTGACGCAGGACCCCAGGGTCTTGCACGCGGGGGCGACCTTCGATCCGCCCGGGCAGCGCCTCGTCTACGCGGCGAACGCCCGGACCGCGGCCGACATGGACATCCACCTGAAGAGCCTCGAAACCGGGGAGACCCGCGTGATCCTCGCCGGCCAGGGCTGGCGGACGCCCATGAAGGTCTCGCCGGACGGAACGCTGATCCTGGTCCAGGACAACGGGCGCGGCCTCCACGACGCCGATCTCCTGACCGTCGAGGTGGCGACGGGCGAGATCCGGCCGCTCCTATCGCGCCGGGAAGCCCATGTGGCGGCGGCGCGTTTCGTGGAGGGCGGCGCGGCGCTGCTGCTCGTCACGGATGCCGGCCGCGCGTTCCACGGCCTGGCCCGTCTCCCGCTCGCCGGCGGCGCGCTCGAATGGCTGGCGACCCCGGAGGGGGACGTGGAGGCGGCGGTCACGCTCGGCGACGACGGCCATGCGGCCGTGGCGGTCAACCGGGACGGGGTGTCCCGCATCCTGATCTTCGACCTCGGCACGGGCGAGAGCCGCCCGGTCGAGGGCCTGCCGGCGGGGCGCGTCACGAGCCTGCTCGCGGCCGACGGCGGCCGACGGCTCGTGGTGGCGCTGGCGCGATTCGACCGGCCGTCCGCGATCCTTGAGGTCGACCTGGATGCCGGGGCCGTCGCGACGCTGGCGGCCGGGGCGCATCCGCTGGCCGCGGAGGATACTGTGGTGCCGATGCCGGTCGCGATCCCCAGCTTCGACGGCGCCACGGTGCCGGCCTTCCTGTTCGAGCCGGCGGAGCCACGCCCCGGCAGGCCGGCGCTCGTCTTCGTGCATGGCGGGCCGGAATCGCAGTTCGCGGCGCATTGGCGGCCAGACCTGCAGTACCTCGTCCGCCGCGGCTGGACGGTGCTCGCCCCCAATGTCCGGGGCTCGACGGGCTACGGACGCGCCTGGCAGGCGGGCGACGACCTGGACAGGCGGATGGACAGCGTGCGCGACCTCGAGGCGGTGCGGGCCTGGCTCGCCGCGCAGCCCGGACTTGATGCGGCGCGCATCTGCGTGGCCGGCCAGTCCTACGGAGGGTTCATGGCGCTCTCGGCCCTGGCCGAATGTCCCGACCACTGGTGCGCCGGCGCGGACTTCTACGGGATCGCCGACTTCCCGGCCTTCATGGCCACGACCGGGCCGTGGCGGCGCAGGCTGCGCGCGGTCGAGTACGGCGATCCGGATACGCCGGAGGGAGCCGCGCTGCTGGCCTCGCTGTCGCCCCTGGCGAAGCTCGACCGGATCCGGGCGCCGCTCTTCCTGGCCCACGGCCTGGAGGATCCGCGCGTCAGCCCGGCGCAGAGCGAGGCGGTGGCCTCGGTGCTGCGCGGACGGGGCCATCCGGTCACGCTGGTGCGGGTTGCGGACGAGGGGCACGGGTTCCGGCGGGCGGCGAGCCGACGGCTGGTCTTCGACACGTTCGTGCGCTTCCTCGAAGCGGCGGCCGGCGTCCACGAACCGGGCCGGCGCGCGGCGGCGGCTTCGCAATTAACGTAA
- the gshB gene encoding glutathione synthase, translated as MPLDVAVQMDHIAGIRIRGDSTFALMLEAQARGHRLWHYTADRLALRDGKVYAAVEPVEVRDQEGDHFTLGTKERADLSRFDVIHMRQDPPFDMHYVSATHLLERVHPKTLVVNDPAHVRNAPEKVFVTEFPDLMPPTLISRDPDEIRAFRAEYRDVVMKPLYGNGGAAVFRVKAEDENFGSLLDMFTTTFREPWVTQQYRAEVRDGDKRIILVDGEFAGAINRVPAVDDLRSNMVRGGQAVATELTPREREICERLGPALRERGLIFVGIDVIGGFLTEINVTSPTGIRAVKRLGGPDIAALVWDRIEARLGRS; from the coding sequence ATGCCGCTCGACGTCGCCGTGCAGATGGACCACATCGCGGGGATCCGGATCCGCGGCGATTCCACCTTCGCGCTCATGCTGGAGGCCCAGGCCCGCGGCCACCGCCTCTGGCACTACACCGCCGACCGGCTGGCGCTGCGCGACGGCAAGGTCTACGCCGCTGTCGAGCCCGTGGAGGTGCGCGACCAGGAGGGCGACCACTTCACCCTCGGCACGAAGGAGCGCGCCGACCTTTCCCGCTTCGACGTGATCCACATGCGCCAGGATCCCCCCTTCGACATGCACTACGTCTCGGCCACGCACCTCCTGGAGCGCGTGCATCCGAAGACCCTCGTCGTCAACGACCCGGCGCATGTCCGCAACGCCCCCGAGAAGGTCTTCGTCACCGAGTTCCCCGACCTGATGCCGCCGACGCTGATCTCGCGCGATCCGGACGAGATCCGTGCCTTCCGGGCCGAATACCGGGACGTCGTCATGAAGCCGCTCTACGGCAACGGCGGCGCGGCCGTGTTCCGGGTGAAGGCCGAGGACGAGAATTTCGGCTCCCTGCTCGACATGTTCACCACCACCTTCCGCGAGCCCTGGGTGACCCAGCAATACCGCGCCGAGGTGCGCGACGGCGACAAGCGCATCATCCTGGTCGACGGCGAGTTCGCCGGGGCGATCAACCGGGTCCCGGCGGTCGACGACCTCCGCTCCAACATGGTGCGCGGCGGCCAGGCCGTCGCCACCGAGCTCACTCCGCGCGAACGCGAGATCTGCGAGCGCCTCGGCCCGGCGCTCCGGGAACGCGGCCTGATCTTCGTCGGCATCGACGTGATCGGCGGCTTCCTGACCGAGATCAACGTGACGTCGCCGACCGGCATCCGGGCGGTCAAGCGCCTCGGCGGCCCCGACATCGCCGCCCTCGTCTGGGACCGCATCGAAGCGCGGCTCGGCCGGTCCTGA
- a CDS encoding YraN family protein encodes MSGPAPARRQAYRRGLSAETLAAWALRLKGYAVIDRRYRSGAGEIDLVARRGRLLAFVEVKARQTREAALEAVSDTAARRIAAAAELWVARHPAFADFDQRFDIVLVVPRRWPHHMKDAFRPAR; translated from the coding sequence GTGAGCGGTCCGGCCCCGGCCCGCCGGCAGGCCTACCGCCGGGGGCTCTCCGCCGAGACCCTGGCCGCCTGGGCGCTCCGGCTCAAGGGCTACGCGGTCATTGACCGCCGCTACCGCTCGGGCGCCGGCGAGATCGACCTCGTCGCCCGGCGCGGCCGCCTCCTCGCCTTCGTCGAGGTGAAGGCCCGGCAGACCCGCGAGGCCGCCCTGGAGGCGGTCTCCGACACGGCGGCGCGCCGGATCGCCGCCGCCGCCGAGCTCTGGGTCGCCCGCCATCCCGCCTTCGCCGACTTCGACCAGCGCTTCGACATCGTGCTGGTGGTCCCGCGCCGCTGGCCCCACCACATGAAGGACGCGTTCCGGCCCGCCCGCTGA
- a CDS encoding substrate-binding domain-containing protein has translation MSDHRRALALLLAFALLWLAPSLGAAAQPYRFAIVPPTADSPFFQAIRDGCGERARQVTGVTCLYAAPGGEEKRSQAQLLRDLVKEGIDGIALSPDPTQETAQAIDEAVAAGVPVVTFDADLPRTRRQAFIGTNAKDFGRTLGQSVKRWKPKGGTFVILTADPTLPNLSERIAGIRDALSTGSWSEAKESPVVTDGTFVDAVRMMDQTLARRPDLDVVFSVGAWPMLAPEDWRAMVAKYKPRIDQAQTVLVVADALPAQKALVREGLGHVLVGQRPGDMGVKAVDLLLDLKKGRKVPEVVYVGFDTFTRLDLIKPGG, from the coding sequence ATGTCGGACCACCGGCGCGCCCTCGCCCTGCTGCTGGCCTTCGCGCTGCTCTGGCTGGCGCCGTCCCTCGGCGCCGCGGCGCAGCCCTATCGCTTCGCTATCGTGCCCCCGACCGCCGACAGCCCCTTCTTCCAGGCGATCCGCGACGGCTGCGGCGAACGCGCCCGCCAGGTCACCGGGGTCACCTGCCTCTACGCCGCCCCGGGCGGCGAGGAGAAGCGCAGCCAGGCCCAGCTGCTCCGGGACCTCGTGAAGGAAGGAATCGACGGCATCGCCCTCTCCCCCGACCCGACCCAGGAGACCGCCCAGGCGATCGACGAGGCGGTCGCGGCCGGCGTCCCGGTCGTCACCTTCGACGCCGACCTGCCGCGCACCCGGCGCCAGGCCTTCATCGGCACCAACGCCAAGGATTTCGGCCGCACCCTCGGCCAGTCGGTGAAGCGTTGGAAGCCGAAGGGCGGCACATTCGTGATCCTGACCGCCGATCCGACCCTGCCCAACCTGTCCGAGCGCATCGCCGGCATCCGCGACGCCTTGTCGACGGGATCCTGGAGCGAGGCGAAGGAGAGCCCGGTCGTGACCGACGGCACCTTCGTGGATGCCGTGCGCATGATGGACCAGACGCTCGCCCGCCGCCCCGACCTCGACGTCGTCTTCTCGGTCGGCGCCTGGCCGATGCTGGCGCCGGAGGACTGGCGCGCCATGGTCGCCAAGTACAAGCCCCGCATCGACCAGGCGCAGACCGTTCTGGTCGTCGCCGACGCGCTTCCCGCCCAGAAGGCGCTGGTGCGCGAGGGGCTCGGCCACGTCCTGGTCGGCCAGCGCCCGGGCGACATGGGCGTGAAGGCCGTCGACCTGCTGCTCGACCTCAAGAAGGGGCGCAAGGTCCCGGAGGTCGTCTATGTCGGCTTCGACACCTTCACGCGCCTCGACCTGATCAAGCCGGGCGGCTAG
- the rsmI gene encoding 16S rRNA (cytidine(1402)-2'-O)-methyltransferase — translation MQGDHPRRRTPALAAETGSRPGYHIGPHRFEAARPAPGLYIVATPIGNLGDMTIRALETLATADLVACEDTRVTRVLLDRYGLKPRLTAYHEHNAAAERPRILAALAEGKVVALVSDAGTPLVSDPGYKLVEAAAAAGHKVVPLPGASALLAALVVSALPSDTVLFAGFLPARTEARRRRIEELAPVPATLVLYESPHRLAESLADLADRLGPERPAAVARELTKAFEETVRGSLGELAGRWADKDPRGEIVIVIGPPAPAEAGPDDIDRMLRAALERLPPGKAAAEVARLLGADRKALYERALTLKAGDVP, via the coding sequence ATGCAGGGGGACCATCCCCGTCGAAGGACACCCGCCTTGGCCGCAGAGACCGGCAGCCGCCCCGGCTACCACATCGGGCCCCACCGCTTCGAGGCTGCCCGTCCCGCCCCGGGCCTCTACATCGTCGCGACCCCGATCGGCAATCTCGGCGACATGACGATCCGCGCGCTCGAGACCCTGGCGACCGCCGACCTGGTCGCCTGCGAGGACACCCGGGTGACCCGCGTGCTCCTCGACCGCTACGGACTGAAGCCGCGGCTGACCGCCTATCACGAGCACAACGCGGCGGCCGAGCGCCCCCGGATCCTCGCCGCGCTCGCCGAGGGCAAGGTGGTCGCGCTGGTCTCGGACGCCGGCACGCCCCTCGTCTCCGACCCGGGCTACAAGCTGGTCGAGGCCGCCGCGGCGGCGGGCCACAAGGTCGTGCCTCTGCCGGGCGCCTCCGCGCTCCTCGCCGCGCTGGTTGTCTCCGCCCTGCCCAGCGACACGGTCCTGTTCGCCGGCTTCCTGCCGGCCCGCACGGAGGCGCGCCGCCGGCGCATCGAGGAACTCGCGCCCGTCCCGGCCACCCTGGTCCTCTACGAATCGCCCCATCGCCTCGCCGAATCCCTGGCCGACCTCGCCGACCGGCTCGGGCCGGAGCGCCCCGCCGCCGTCGCCCGCGAGTTGACGAAGGCCTTCGAGGAGACCGTGCGAGGCAGCCTCGGCGAGCTCGCCGGCCGCTGGGCCGACAAGGACCCCCGCGGCGAGATCGTCATCGTCATCGGCCCGCCGGCCCCGGCCGAGGCCGGTCCCGACGACATCGACCGCATGCTTCGCGCCGCCCTGGAGCGCCTGCCGCCCGGCAAGGCGGCCGCCGAGGTGGCGCGCCTGCTCGGGGCGGACCGCAAGGCGCTCTACGAGCGCGCCCTCACCCTAAAGGCCGGGGACGTCCCGTGA
- a CDS encoding penicillin-binding protein activator, whose amino-acid sequence MTPADRRSFLLSAARLPLAGGLLALAGCTGTSGPGTLFGDGKTVTSPPAGAGGNVMGAGGVRVAMILPNSAGGQSSALAQQIKNAADLALQDFPGSNIQIMVKDDGGTTEGGQAAASQAAAEGAQLIVGPLNAVAARGAAGPARQAGIPVVAFTTDTSVASRGVYLIGFLPSADVERIVAFAAQQGRRSFAALVPDDAYGSVAEAAFRQATAQADARVMGIERYRDSTEMQAKAAVIAKLGAQIDAVFVPDLAANAAQAVQAMSAAGLDTRKVKILGTGRWADPAALASPALAGGWYPGPDPVKIDGFRQRYRQAYGAEPASLAVLGYEAVFLAAGLVRNAGSNPFREDVLLSRNGFLGVTGLFRFRPDGTSERGLAVFEIAQGGAKVVGPAPKQFGSGT is encoded by the coding sequence GTGACGCCTGCCGATCGCCGTTCGTTCCTCCTGTCGGCCGCCCGACTTCCGCTCGCGGGTGGCCTCCTCGCCCTGGCGGGTTGCACCGGGACGAGCGGGCCGGGCACACTCTTCGGCGACGGCAAGACGGTGACGTCGCCGCCTGCGGGGGCGGGCGGCAACGTGATGGGCGCGGGCGGCGTCAGGGTCGCGATGATCCTCCCGAACTCGGCGGGGGGCCAATCGAGCGCGCTCGCCCAGCAGATCAAGAACGCCGCGGACCTGGCGCTGCAGGACTTCCCCGGCTCCAACATCCAGATCATGGTCAAGGACGATGGCGGCACCACCGAGGGCGGCCAGGCGGCGGCGAGCCAGGCGGCCGCCGAGGGCGCGCAGCTGATCGTCGGGCCGCTCAACGCGGTCGCGGCGCGCGGCGCCGCCGGTCCGGCCCGGCAGGCAGGCATTCCGGTCGTCGCCTTCACGACCGACACGAGCGTGGCGAGCCGCGGGGTCTACCTGATCGGCTTCCTGCCGAGCGCCGACGTCGAGCGCATCGTCGCCTTCGCGGCCCAGCAGGGACGCCGGTCCTTCGCGGCCCTCGTGCCCGACGACGCCTACGGGTCGGTCGCCGAGGCCGCCTTCCGGCAGGCGACCGCCCAGGCGGACGCGCGGGTGATGGGCATCGAGCGCTATCGCGACTCCACCGAGATGCAGGCCAAGGCCGCGGTGATCGCGAAGCTCGGCGCGCAGATCGACGCGGTCTTCGTGCCCGACCTCGCCGCCAATGCCGCCCAGGCGGTGCAGGCCATGTCGGCTGCCGGGCTCGACACCCGCAAGGTCAAGATCCTCGGGACGGGTCGCTGGGCCGACCCGGCCGCCCTCGCCTCCCCGGCGCTGGCGGGCGGCTGGTACCCGGGGCCCGACCCGGTCAAGATCGACGGCTTCCGCCAGCGCTACCGGCAGGCCTACGGGGCCGAGCCGGCCTCCCTCGCGGTCCTCGGCTACGAGGCGGTGTTCCTGGCCGCCGGGCTGGTGCGCAACGCCGGCTCGAACCCGTTCCGCGAGGACGTGCTCCTGTCGCGCAACGGCTTCCTGGGCGTGACCGGCCTGTTCCGGTTCCGCCCGGACGGGACGAGCGAGCGCGGGCTGGCGGTCTTCGAGATCGCGCAGGGCGGCGCCA